A DNA window from Pungitius pungitius chromosome 1, fPunPun2.1, whole genome shotgun sequence contains the following coding sequences:
- the slc16a13 gene encoding monocarboxylate transporter 13, which produces MTNVQPRAKGRRDEEDEDEDEDEEEDEDESPEGGWGWVLVGAMFVSTSLVFGLMRSLGIFFVEFVQYFEESAQAISWISSTGLAAQQFFSPLGAALCNAYEARVVVMAGGCLAGLGLMLASQATCLVHLYLTMGLISGLGWGLVFTPMVATVMAHFTRRRALVLGVGFSSIGLSSFAFNPLFQLLVETYAWRGALLILGALSLNIVPCGALIRPRRRSEAAAKADPERGPRLAAALRRVSSYLELPLLTERPYVTYTLAVTLLNVGYFVPYFHLVAHSRQAGFSEYQAAFVMSAAGAADILGRVASGWFADLGHFRPVHLLTLWTALAGAFVALLPVSSLSGSYAALTAVGLLYGFCSGALTSLVFAVVPMVAGAPRVMGALGLLQLIESGAGLLGAPLSGLLKDVTGDYLASFAVSGGFLVLGSLTLTTLPRYFSCKEPPAPPRRPSPTSREGVGLPPPEAERARGSLFPTPTAGESGGSIG; this is translated from the exons ATGACCAACGTGCAGCCCAGAGCGAAGGGACGGCgcgatgaggaggacgaggacgaggacgaggacgaggaggaggacgaggacgagtcCCCGGAGGGGGGCTGGGGATGGGTGCTGGTCGGCGCCATGTTCGTCAGCACAAGCCTCGTGTTCGGCCTCATGCGCAGCCTGGGCATCTTCTTCGTGGAGTTCGTCCAGTACTTCGAGGAGAGCGCCCAGGCCATCTCGTGGATCTCGTCCACGGGCCTGGCGGCGCAGCAGTTCTTCA GTCCGCTTGGCGCGGCCCTCTGCAACGCGTACGAGGCCCGCGTGGTGGTGATGGCGGGGGGGTGCCTCGCTGGACTCGGCCTCATGCTCGCCTCGCAGGCCACGTGTCTGGTTCACCTCTACCTCACCATGGGCCTCATCTCCG GTCTGGGCTGGGGGCTGGTCTTCACCCCCATGGTGGCCACGGTCATGGCTCACTTCACCCGCCGGCGCGCCCTGGTGCTGGGCGTGGGCTTCTCCAGCATCGGCCTGTCCTCCTTCGCTTTCAACCCGCTCTtccagctgctggtggagacgTACGCCTGGCGGGGGGCCCTCCTGATCCTCGGCGCCCTCAGCCTCAACATCGTGCCCTGCGGGGCCCTCATCCGCCCGCGGCGGCGCTCCGAGGCCGCGGCGAAG GCGGATCCGGAGCGGGGCCCCCGGCTGGCCGCGGCGCTGCGGCGCGTCTCCTCCTACCTGGAGCTGCCGCTGCTGACGGAGCGGCCGTACGTCACCTACACGCTGGCCGTCACGCTCCTCAACGTCGGCTACTTCGTGCCTTACTTCCACCTGGTGGCCCACAGCCGCCAGGCCGGCTTCTCCGAGTACCAGGCCGCCTTCGTCATGTCGGCGGCCGGCGCCGCGGACATTTTGGGCCGCGTGGCGTCGGGCTGGTTCGCCGACCTGGGTCACTTCCGGCCGGTCCACCTGCTGACCCTGTGGACGGCGCTGGCGGGGGCGTTCGTGGCGCTGCTGCCCGTGAGCTCGCTGTCGGGCTCCTACGCGGCGCTCACGGCGGTCGGCCTCTTGTACGGCTTCTGCTCCGGGGCGCTGACCTCGCTGGTGTTCGCGGTGGTGCCGATGGTGGCCGGCGCGCCGCGCGTGATGGGGGCCCTCGGGCTGCTGCAGCTCATCGAGAGCGGCGCCGGGCTGCTGGGGGCGCCTCTGTCGG GGTTGCTCAAGGACGTCACGGGCGACTACTTGGCCTCCTTCGCGGTGTCGGGCGGGTTCCTCGTCCTCGGCTCGCTGACGCTGACCACTCTGCCGCGCTACTTCTCCTGCAAAGAGCCGCCGGCGCCCCCTCGGAGACCTTCGCCCACAAGTCGCGAGGGCGTGGGTTTGCCCCCCCCGGAGGCCGAGCGGGCGCGCGGCTCGCTTTTTCCGACGCCGACCGCAGGGGAGTCGGGGGGAAGTATCGGGTAA
- the bcl6b gene encoding B-cell CLL/lymphoma 6 member B protein isoform X1 yields the protein MEGLGVKGAQEMRSSAPAEGYVKEFTRHSDDVLLNLNELRHRDILTDATLVVGDVHLRAHCAVLVACSGFFYTLYTRRVLLQGRGEQLMTVSLPDTLDPSSVSLLLDFMYTSRLPLTPSTAPGVLTVASYLQMDHVVDTCRDFLQLHCREKMSARHPQPELDSSVSVASVAPNGGDLPNPGAQSLLPTAVATNRVPADVGGFLTQGAFPTSRHGSRELKEPEVPLAGSPTASPDSPARSSCQPNSPAQSNTCNKNLVSDAKASPDPKACNWKKYKYIVLNPLCAATAVKEEEMEEAQSPSSPCLGSTPSATEAWPGEVPGQIDRQGQASCYEGSGRAPPLGPPPSADHPTVPHNQGTVSPRAVCPNLRPAADLEAARRAIKRENRYVPYCYSGNIQGTKSVCSGEKPYRCNVCGAQFNRPANLKTHSRIHSGEKPYRCDTCGSRFVQVAHLRAHVLIHTGEKPYPCHTCGTRFRHLQTLKSHLRIHTGEKPYTCEKCDVHFRHKSQLRLHLRQKHGAVTNTKVRYKVLTEPYQTILQAC from the exons ATGGAAGGACTGGGGGTCAAAGGTGCGCAGGAGATGAGGTCTTCTGCCCCGGCGGAGGGCTACGTGAAGGAGTTCACGCGTCACTCCGACGACGTGCTGCTGAACCTGAACGAGCTGCGGCACCGCGACATCCTGACGGACGCCACCCTGGTCGTCGGCGACGTACATCTGCGGGCGCACTGTGCTGTGCTCGTGGCCTGCAG CGGATTCTTCTACACGCTGTACACGCGCCGGGTGCTGCTTCAGGGACGCGGGGAGCAGCTCATGACCGTGTCCCTCCCCGACACCTTGGACCCGTCCAGCGTCTCCCTGCTGCTGGACTTCATGTACACCTCGCGCCTCCCGCTGACACCGAGCACCGCCCCCGGGGTGCTCACCGTGGCGAGCTACCTGCAGATGGACCACGTGGTCGACACCTGCCGGGATTTCCTGCAGCTGCACTG cagggAGAAAATGAGTGCAAGGCATCCTCAACCGGAGCTGGACTCCAGTGTGTCTGTAGCCTCTGTGGCCCCCAATGGAGGTGACCTGCCCAATCCAGGAGCCCAGAGTTTACTCCCAACAGCAGTGGCAACAAA CAGGGTCCCGGCGGACGTCGGGGGCTTTCTCACGCAAGGGGCTTTCCCGACCAGCCGGCACGGGTCCAGAGAGCTGAAAGAGCCCGAGGTGCCCCTCGCGGGCAGCCCGACTGCGTCTCCGGACAGCCCCGCCCGCTCCAGCTGCCAGCCAAACTCCCCGGCACAGTCCAACACCTGCAACAAAAACCTAGTG AGTGATGCCAAAGCATCGCCGGACCCAAAGGCCTGCAATTGGAAGAAATACAAGTACATCGTCCTCAACCCTCTCTGCGCAGCCACCGCCGTGaaggaagaggagatggaggaggctcaAAGCCCCTCGTCGCCCTGTTTGGGTTCCACGCCCAGCGCAACGGAGGCGTGGCCTGGAGAAGTGCCTGGTCAGATTGATAG ACAGGGGCAGGCCTCCTGCTACGAGGGTTCTGGCCGAGCCCCTCCCCTCGGGCCACCCCCCTCCGCGGATCACCCAACGGTGCCTCACAACCAGGGGACAG TCTCACCGCGCGCCGTTTGCCCAAACCTGCGCCCCGCCGCCGATCTGGAGGCCGCCCGACGCGCAATCAAGCGCGAGAACCGCTACGTGCCCTACTGCTACTCCGGCAACATTCAAGGAACCAAAAGCGTCTGCTCGG GTGAGAAGCCGTACCGCTGCAACGTGTGCGGCGCCCAGTTCAACCGGCCGGCCAACCTGAAGACTCACTCTCGCATCCACTCGGGAGAGAAGCCCTACCGCTGCGACACCTGCGGCTCGCGATTCGTCCAG GTCGCCCATCTGAGGGCCCACGTTCTGAtccacacgggggagaaaccGTACCCCTGCCACACCTGCGGCACCCGCTTCCGCCACCTGCAGACCCTGAAGAGCCATCTGCGCATTCACACCGGAGAGAAGCCGTACACC tgTGAGAAGTGCGACGTACACTTCCGCCACAAGAGCCAGCTGCGTCTTCACCTGCGGCAAAAGCACGGGGCCGTCACCAACACCAAAGTCCGCTACAAGGTCCTGACCGAGCCCTACCAGACGATTCTGCAGGCCTGCTGA
- the bcl6b gene encoding B-cell CLL/lymphoma 6 member B protein isoform X2 — MEGLGVKGAQEMRSSAPAEGYVKEFTRHSDDVLLNLNELRHRDILTDATLVVGDVHLRAHCAVLVACSGFFYTLYTRRVLLQGRGEQLMTVSLPDTLDPSSVSLLLDFMYTSRLPLTPSTAPGVLTVASYLQMDHVVDTCRDFLQLHCREKMSARHPQPELDSSVSVASVAPNGGDLPNPGAQSLLPTAVATKVPADVGGFLTQGAFPTSRHGSRELKEPEVPLAGSPTASPDSPARSSCQPNSPAQSNTCNKNLVSDAKASPDPKACNWKKYKYIVLNPLCAATAVKEEEMEEAQSPSSPCLGSTPSATEAWPGEVPGQIDRQGQASCYEGSGRAPPLGPPPSADHPTVPHNQGTVSPRAVCPNLRPAADLEAARRAIKRENRYVPYCYSGNIQGTKSVCSGEKPYRCNVCGAQFNRPANLKTHSRIHSGEKPYRCDTCGSRFVQVAHLRAHVLIHTGEKPYPCHTCGTRFRHLQTLKSHLRIHTGEKPYTCEKCDVHFRHKSQLRLHLRQKHGAVTNTKVRYKVLTEPYQTILQAC; from the exons ATGGAAGGACTGGGGGTCAAAGGTGCGCAGGAGATGAGGTCTTCTGCCCCGGCGGAGGGCTACGTGAAGGAGTTCACGCGTCACTCCGACGACGTGCTGCTGAACCTGAACGAGCTGCGGCACCGCGACATCCTGACGGACGCCACCCTGGTCGTCGGCGACGTACATCTGCGGGCGCACTGTGCTGTGCTCGTGGCCTGCAG CGGATTCTTCTACACGCTGTACACGCGCCGGGTGCTGCTTCAGGGACGCGGGGAGCAGCTCATGACCGTGTCCCTCCCCGACACCTTGGACCCGTCCAGCGTCTCCCTGCTGCTGGACTTCATGTACACCTCGCGCCTCCCGCTGACACCGAGCACCGCCCCCGGGGTGCTCACCGTGGCGAGCTACCTGCAGATGGACCACGTGGTCGACACCTGCCGGGATTTCCTGCAGCTGCACTG cagggAGAAAATGAGTGCAAGGCATCCTCAACCGGAGCTGGACTCCAGTGTGTCTGTAGCCTCTGTGGCCCCCAATGGAGGTGACCTGCCCAATCCAGGAGCCCAGAGTTTACTCCCAACAGCAGTGGCAACAAA GGTCCCGGCGGACGTCGGGGGCTTTCTCACGCAAGGGGCTTTCCCGACCAGCCGGCACGGGTCCAGAGAGCTGAAAGAGCCCGAGGTGCCCCTCGCGGGCAGCCCGACTGCGTCTCCGGACAGCCCCGCCCGCTCCAGCTGCCAGCCAAACTCCCCGGCACAGTCCAACACCTGCAACAAAAACCTAGTG AGTGATGCCAAAGCATCGCCGGACCCAAAGGCCTGCAATTGGAAGAAATACAAGTACATCGTCCTCAACCCTCTCTGCGCAGCCACCGCCGTGaaggaagaggagatggaggaggctcaAAGCCCCTCGTCGCCCTGTTTGGGTTCCACGCCCAGCGCAACGGAGGCGTGGCCTGGAGAAGTGCCTGGTCAGATTGATAG ACAGGGGCAGGCCTCCTGCTACGAGGGTTCTGGCCGAGCCCCTCCCCTCGGGCCACCCCCCTCCGCGGATCACCCAACGGTGCCTCACAACCAGGGGACAG TCTCACCGCGCGCCGTTTGCCCAAACCTGCGCCCCGCCGCCGATCTGGAGGCCGCCCGACGCGCAATCAAGCGCGAGAACCGCTACGTGCCCTACTGCTACTCCGGCAACATTCAAGGAACCAAAAGCGTCTGCTCGG GTGAGAAGCCGTACCGCTGCAACGTGTGCGGCGCCCAGTTCAACCGGCCGGCCAACCTGAAGACTCACTCTCGCATCCACTCGGGAGAGAAGCCCTACCGCTGCGACACCTGCGGCTCGCGATTCGTCCAG GTCGCCCATCTGAGGGCCCACGTTCTGAtccacacgggggagaaaccGTACCCCTGCCACACCTGCGGCACCCGCTTCCGCCACCTGCAGACCCTGAAGAGCCATCTGCGCATTCACACCGGAGAGAAGCCGTACACC tgTGAGAAGTGCGACGTACACTTCCGCCACAAGAGCCAGCTGCGTCTTCACCTGCGGCAAAAGCACGGGGCCGTCACCAACACCAAAGTCCGCTACAAGGTCCTGACCGAGCCCTACCAGACGATTCTGCAGGCCTGCTGA